In Lolium rigidum isolate FL_2022 chromosome 7, APGP_CSIRO_Lrig_0.1, whole genome shotgun sequence, the DNA window gcaccaccccggtaaggacagagacgagggcagctgctctcataacaaggataaagaggaagccgttccacgcgatcggctccggcacgatggcaagcgctacatcacagagggagaagtgaagaacgtgagatatcagcgacctctctctgatcacctcctcaacaaatacgtgagtcaatacgaccaacgccgacgatacgacaacgatgacgaaagagatcgtctggctagcagggacgccaggagacatcgtcggcatgatcgcgacgaggagagatatgagcgccacgccaaggaaaagtcaagagagcaagacgacgtggataggcactgggactgtcccttcttcagacactgctgggattcaggaatgagccgattgcctacaatcggcaactgcccagaatgtagacagaagaagaaggatgcagctaacgtgtccgtgttcaaacgtctaggacctctcccgcctcggaacaagcacgctgagtcctctcggtggaggatctcgaggaattagaagacggtgatgaagaagaagaagataagtaccaccggccaaggtggtgccccgatggactcagccgttcccaaaagcgtagggttcggccgactacgtggtttggaggaagccgaaaggttatacctgcacacgttgaggaaggcgcggcctgatctggccgcgaaaattcagcgaactctggacgaagaaggtcggccacaaaagaaagagtggcgccccagacaaaggaaagccgatgatgagacatcggctggcacaaacatggtgttcatccttccggcaaagtttagtgctccaggattagacgaagcacctgtggcacaacttgactgcggccacggccgttatctttgagaagccacgagaaagaagctacgtacaccgaaggccccgtacttgcgaggttatatcaatgggcagcccgtcaacaagatgctcggtggacaccggagcggcaatcaacattatgccatactccatgctacgtcggttgggacgctctagctcggatctcgatcaagaccaacgttacaccgagcgatttcaacggccaagcatctcgaagcacaaggtgttctgaacgtggatttgaccgtaggaagaaaaaccatccctacgacgttctttattgtcgatagcaagagcacctatgtctgtcccgctagggagagattggatccacgccaactcgttgcattccgtccacgatgcaccaatgtttaatacagtgggatggagatgaagtagaggtcgtccacgcagatgactcagccgagatttcaacggctggcatgaacgtttgggagacgacaggccaagagccactctcaggcatcactttgaacgactgcgagcgcatcgacgtgacgaaggacggggttaggctggtcttatccaccggcctgaccggatAACAAGaacaaaatctatggacgaacgtggcaaggccgatccttgtgatcggccccaaaaatctatggacgaacgttgcaaaaccttcattgagcgattcaatcaacatggaggccgattccagcaatcggccaaaattatcctcaccatacgttctgcctgtgttcaacgtcgatctaacgggcaacgggttacgtcggctgatgagctggaagaagtcaacattggtcctaacggagccgacgttcaaatacagtgccttggctaactacagagccgatatctgcagttacctgacagattcggctcggggggcacctaatcagatgaacatgtgcgatacatgtgcagtgaaatattgggggccgatagaaaaatcggccagtaaaaatatacagccgatgcacagacatcgactttagaacgaagaaacaaagccgatgcacagccatcgactctagtacaaattaaacaggatctaccagctgcgtgttcaagacgcggatttcgaccaagtcggtcttcagttcagcttcgaggccttctgcttcctcgagggagtgaatgatgagagcttcctcagcttcaatgagccGTTTTGTTGTCCGAaacttctcttcgaggacctccaaccctttgcgcaaggtcgcaagttcagcagtgctgatagaggtgtcagttttggcgtacaaggcagccttttgctcatcaagccgttggcattttgtctgcaatatcggctttcaacggaagaagaggtgatcggctctggtgtttctgctgtcggtttggccaagttggccaccttctcaactacactcgtagaagttgctagggccagagtggcggatggcatgggtacctcctcgacatccccactggaggtgtcatcagtttgcagaggaagaggttagccgataagaacgacaaggggtcagcatgcaaaatcagccgaggagaggatgaatttacgtttgatatctcatggtttgatggagagtcttgcggttccttgcgagctctcttgatgcatcggttcTTTGTGCATgggctgccctgccccgctttgatgggagtttgggaaacggcaggttcagtggctgaccttttcttggaagccgacggtggcaagtctggctggctctgcgtggtggttttctcataATTgctcgagctcgagtcccttcgactgaactgtgtgtcctcaccgctgttctcgccttgactgaggctcgggggcagctgacctagtagacactcgCTTGTTGAAGCCGATTTAGGTGTTATCGGCTGGCTCATGTATCACAACCCTCTTCAAAGGTNNNNNNNNNNNNNNNNNNNNNNNNNNNNNNNNNNNNNNNNNNNNNNNNNNNNNNNNNNNNNNNNNNNNNNNNNNNNNNNNNNNNNNNNNNNNNNNNNNNNcgagagccgatcgaggctcgtatttaatgtttacgtgtatgccatgcaggaaactaagcgaagcaaatccatcaccttcccgaccggtataggttaggtggcacgcccttgcaccagcatcggacgtgcgtgccgaggctttgcgggccgtcgctcgagggaccagggccagccgcagtcctgggagcctcccggctctactgtgttgcccgtcgctgctcgccggtgggtttctgaccgcaacagaaactTAGAATAATGGGTCTAACTTCATAGATTTGTACCAACGCCTGAGGTACATCCTCATTAGTAATGACATGCTCTATGTAACACGAGAACTGTTAGGAGATGAACTCAAGAACTTCACGAGTGAGAATTATAATGGTGATTATCGTACTCGCCGTGACTTGTCTGTGTGCCATGTTTTACTCCTTGGATTCTGAGCTGCGAATTTGATTTTGGAACACCAACACATTTGATGTGGTTGATGAACTTAAGGAATTGTTTGTATCGCTAGTCAGAATAGTAAAGTATGAGTGGCTCGATGTGTTTCTTTCAACTAGGTTGGAAGAGAATACCTGCTTAGAAACTCACTTGGTGAACATAGATGGGATTCATGGAGCACCTAGTGCATGTTTTTGACTACTGGAGGACGAACCTATTTGCAAATTGCAATAGATGGGATGATGCGTTCTCTTTCTCCACTACAAATATCGTGTCTTGGAATATGTCACGGGACAGAAATCGTTCACCTCTCATGAATTCCTGGCAGAGTTTAAAACTTTGAAAGTAGAACCAATAGCAGGGGAAGTCATTGGCggagaaggtatatatgatatacaagTTATAGATGTTTTCCTTAAAACACTTGTTGCGGTTTACAAAATATTTGATACTTGGTCCTTTTTATTGGAAAATAGAACCTACTGCTTGAGAGTTGTTTGGATAAAATGAGGTGACAATGTGTGTTGATGGCCAAGGACACTCTCCATCCACATCTATCTTTTGGATTAGTTAAATGGATTTGAATATAGATTTGTAAGTGTCATAATGTGAACCTTATTAGCATGCCTTGCGTCTCGCAAGACAATTATTCATATGTGTCAGAGACAATCAGATGGCCTACTTATGAATAAAGTCCTTTATGTTCACCTTTTTGTTATGAATGAGTTATTCTTATCATAGTCCTGATGATGATGGATTGAACATTTATAAAACTCTAAAATGTCAGAAAATATCCAAACTTGATAATGACATCATTTTCAAATGACACTACCGTTTCATATTGGCATGGTGTATGTTCATATTCGATGAAAcaccaaagtcatttgattcataaTCTCTTGACATATGTAAGTTATGCCTTATGAATAAAACTCTGCATTCTGAATGTGCACTAAAATTGTTTTCAGTATCATACATAATGGTGTATTGGATTTCATCAAGTAGTGGATATCATTGTTTCGTAGACCTCATTGTTGATTTAAGTGAATATATGTATTTTCTAAATGAAACATTAGTCTGAAACTATTTGACGGGATCAAGGAATTTCGGAATAAAGAAGGGTTTAGTTAACAAGAAAAACGAGTCTCCAAGTGTCAAAGTGGCACAATAAAGAAGGAGCAAAGTTTCTATTGCGAAACATGGTACCTTCTTGAGAAAGAGGTTCTCGTTAAGGGTGTTCATGGAAGAAAGTAAAACAAAAGCAAAGGTAATTGACCTTACCTCCAAGTGTCAAAGTGGCGCAACGGAACATGTTCCGGAACCAAAACTCTGCGAATAGAGGAAAGACAAATTGATAATGATCATGGTGTCTTAGTTAAAAGTTTTACAAAATTGAGTAGGATTCAAGAATACATTCTGCCTCTTCGCAAAATAATATTCATGATTCACTTTTCCTGAAATAAGACATACCTACGAACTACAAATAAGCGACAGTGGACCTAAATGCGAGAAATGACTCCGAGTCATGAAATCCTATATTAAGTTACATTTAAGATTTTAAACTATTTTTATGCTTGATCTTATTAAGTAAAGATGTTACTTAATCTTCCTTAGAAGAAATGAAATTTTAAGAAAGACATAAAGCACAAAGGATGTTTTCACAAATTCAAAATGCTGACtattgttgaagtgtataagtagatttcctagccctttccatcagttcggacttttggttcaagtggctagtgcatgaagcttaacatggtatcagagccccaggtctcgagttcaaatcctggctttcacaatttattctaaaaattatctcttctctcccctcttctcgcagcctcctgccgcgcccggcctcccgctgcctctttgcctctctacacgtgttgacttgtcttctcgtcccgTCACACGTGGGAGGGGGTGTTaacgtgtataagtagattgcctagccctttccatcagttcgaacttttggttctagcggctagtgcatgaacctttACGTGTAAAAGTGTAGCGATGCTTGAGTCATATGGGTTGTAACTAGCATACTTCAATCCGTGAATTGATATAACTTTGTCAAAAACTACATATCCTTCAATACTTGTATTGTAGAAGAGTTGTAATTGATACAGCGAGCAGGATTTGCCAAATCACATTGGATGCTAGTGTATCGCAACTAGAATCTTCGATTtgatggattatcaaaggatttTTGGGATAACCAAGATATCCAGAAGACATGCAAGAAATTGAGTGGGAGCTAATATAGCCCTCGTGATATTATGTGTAGATGACACATTTAAGTGATAGCTGAATAGTCTTCCTAATCTTATGTGTAGAGTCACATGTTGAGTGAGACCAAAGGGACAAATTTTTGTTTCCAAATCATCATATGGAGATGACACAAGTTGAGTGGGAGCTAAGTGATTTTCCTGGACTCATATGTGACTAACATATTTTGAGTGGGAGTTGAACGTGTTTCCCTGATCTTATATATGTGGCTGACATATTTGAGTGGGAACTTAACAATATTCTTATATGTAGATGATATATTATGAATTCTATAAGTGGTACTTGTGATAATTTAAGATAGTAAATATTCAAGTTCAAAATAAAAACGTTAAAAGGTTTACCGAGATGGACCAATACATTAAGTTGAGATGCTTTCCTAAGTTTGGTTTATGAAGAAGTTCATAATAGAACAAGCTAAGGAGCTATATGACTAGGTGAAGTAATAAGTTGATATCGGTGCTACGACAATGGTTATATGAGAGAAAAGAGATGTGTCACATCTCCTTATGCCTAAGTCATAAGATTCCATCATTAAACCGTGTTGTGTACACAACATAATGTGACCCAAAGTTCTTGGCTAGAAGAACACGTTTTGAAGTGATTTCTGAGTTAATCACTGAACATAGTTTTAATTATGTGTTTTGTCTGGTGATAACTGAGAATATTTTTATAAATCTATAAAAGACGGTAAACTTGAACGTAAGTTGTTATGTTAGTGCAAGTTATGCTGACGTGAAAGATTGGCAATCTCGCACTAGTAAAAATCCGTAAGATGAACTTTCTTCAGAAAATCTAAACTTAGGCGCCAAGGTCGCCATGGCCAGTGCGGCATGCACATGTTCCTGCTCCGACGCTAGCCTCAGCCCCTCTCCTCCTACTGGAACTGGTCATGGCCGCAGGAGCCACTAGTCTTCATCAATCTGGTCGATGGTGAGGAGTAGGCGACGCGGCCGTCACAAACCCTATCTAGAGTTTAGTTTATTTTACTGTTCCCTTTTTTCACTCTATGTAAATTGTATTTTAATTTATATGAAATAATACGACAATGGGTCTTTACCTCCGACCCAAACAGACCAAGGGGCGGGCACCGTAGCATTTCTGTCTGTAGCCCGACCTAAACAAATGAAAGCAGGTACATTTGGTGTTTAAAATGGATGAGGATGCCTTTCCAGGATTCAAGCAAAGATGTATGCAGGTTACATATCATCATTGAAGTTGGAACTCACGTAGACAACATTCCTTGCCTTATATCCAGACACTCAGTGATTCACATTACACGACCACATCCTATTCATTATTCACGTGCTATAGTAATACTGTTTACTTCACAGGAGAGACTACGTTTCTTCAGAAATAATATAAGGCTATCGATCGCTGCCAGCTTGCTAGACATCCATCCGTATAACGATGGAGCGGAACAGGGTCATTGTCTGGGAACACCAGAGAGCAGGTTGAGGAAGCAGGAGCTCGCGAGCTGCCCGTTAATCTCAAGGGAGGGTCCTCCTCGAGATGACATCAAACGACAGGCCATTCTCCTCAAGGCGCTTCTGGAGATCCGTGGGGCCGAAGACGGCGCCTGGAGTATACACCCCGCCTTTCGGCAGGTTGCCTCGCTGGCTCAGCAGGACGAGGGCGGACTGGATGAGTACGATCGGGGTGGTGATGTACCCGATCTCCGGCCCCGAAACCCTGGTCACGATCTCCTTGTCCGGCTTGCCTCCACGTCCCGCCGCGCGGGTCCAGTCGCCGTAGCCGTGCCCAACGAACCACATCTTGAAGGAGGCGCTGCTGACCTCTGCCTCTGTCGGCCCGCTCTTTCTGAACCATcccatggagaagagcgcagggAACTTTAGCAGGAGAGACCTGCCAAAGGAGAAACCCCCAAGAATGCCGATGAACAGCCCGGTACAGATCATCGGGATAACGCCCAGGATGGAACGTGTGCCGATCTTCACGCCGAAGTGTGCTGGTTTGACGGAGGACCAGAACTCCTGCCTGCGCTCGGCGAAATCTGGGGTTTCTTCCACGCCGGGAAGGCCCTCGGGATGCTGGGTCACCTTTGATAGGGTTCTCTTCACAACCACTGTGTCAGCAGAAGGCAACTTCATCACCCACAGTCCTAGTGCCTTGTCATGCTTAATCAGTGGTCCTGTGGGAGGTGGAGGCCCTGGGATCTGCATAAAAGGAGAAACTTCAGTATCAAACATCACTGCACACATTGGATTCAGAGTTCAAGAATATGGCAAGTGCGGTGGACACTTTTTCACTGGGATCTTTGTACTACAAATTATtacaaaacataaaaatatacTCATGTACCTGTATGATCAATCACAAACATCAGAACAGGTAAAAACACCAGACACCTAGGTTGTGATCTCAGTTAGATAAATGCAAGATCTGCTTTATCTTCACCCAGAATTCACAATTGTGGGGTTAGAGTTAGTAAGATGAAAATACACAATGAGCTTGACATTTGTATCTCCTAACAGCCTAGTGATGTTTATTCACCAATAGCTTCTGCTCCCTTTAAGATTTTGGGATTTCCAGAGTGGAAAATAGTTTTTTTATGATATTTACTGCATGTTGATCAGGAACATGACAGCAGATGATACAGTTAAAAGGTTGAAGCCAATGGTCCATGCTCAAGATGCTTTATCATAAACTTGAATATCGAATATGTTTTCGACATTGACTGAATTCAACTAAAATAATGACAACCGGCAATACAGACCAAACAATACTGTCATTAGGTACGGACAGATCTATCATAACCTCTATGGCTCAAATTATAGCCCTTCCCTGCCATATAATGTCTTCAACTTTCAGCAAAGGGCAGTTGGATTTCCATTCCTACTATACTTCTCATTTCCTAAGAGTTGACCATGGAAAGAAATGGAAGATCAAAACATGCTATGGAGGTCCACGAACAACTCCTCATGTGAATACTATAAACTATGAACTTCTGCCAATGAGTAATAGGCCCCCAGGACATGGCAGTAGCAAGTAGCAAACACCAAATGAAATCGTGAATCTTTGTTAAGGGGATTAAAGGCAAACATGGAGTATTTATCTACTAATAAAATATggcaaaatataatatgaaacatTTAGAGACACACACTCTTCATGAAGTAGCACACTTAGAAATATCCACACTACAAAAGGCTTGGTAGCCATCATTTACATGTGACAGCACCAAGGTTTTACTGAGCTGAAGGATATGTGTTAGCAGTTGGTTCACAATATATGTCAACTGATTTTATAGTGGTTACCAGATAGGAGTAGGCAGTTGGCACGGCATACATGACCATACAAAAGAATGGAAGATAGCAGGCAACTCCTCAAACAGGTGTATTCCATATTACGAACTATTAACTTATTACATATGAATATTAGACCCCAAGGACATGGTAGTAGCAAGTAGTAACTTCAAATCAAAGCGTGAATCATTATTAAGGATATTAAATGCAAACATGCAGTACTTACAATTTATCTACCAAAAAATATGACTCAATATGAAACACCCAGTCTTCATGAAGTAGCACATACATTTATACAACATAAGGCATGGTAGAAAATTATTTACATGCGACAGCACAAAGGTTTTTCTGAGCTGAAGGATTATTTAGTAGCTAGCAGTTGGTCCATGATATATATCAACTGATTTAATGGTGGTTAACTACTTAATTGGTTGGAGTAGGCAGTTGGCACAACATACATGACTATACAGAATAAATAAGTATACATAATAATTAACTGGTTTTCAGAATGGCAATAGTTTTTTATGATATTTACTGCCTGCTGACCAGGAATATGACTGCAGATGATACAGTTAAAGGTTGGAGCCAATGGTTCAGGTTCAAGATGCTTTATCATAAACTTCAATGCCAAATATGTTTTCGACATTGACTGAATGCAACTAAAATAATGACAGCTGGTAATACAGACCAAACAATATTGTCATTAGGTAAGAACAGATTTATCATAACCTCTATGGCTCAAATTATTCAAGGAGCCCTTCCCTGCCTTATAATGTCTTCATCTTTCAGTAAACAGATATGGGTTTTCCAGTCCTACTATATTTCTCATTTCCTAGGAGTTGAACATGGAAAGAAATGGAAGATCAAAACACGCTATGGAGGTCAacaaacaactcctcatgtgaaTATTATAAACTATGAACTTCTGCAAATGGAAGCAGTAGCAAGTAGCAAACACCAAATGAAATGGCGATTCATTGTTAAGGGGATTAAACGCAAACATGGAGCATTTATCTACCAATAAAATATGGGAAAAGGCTAATGTGATACACTTAGAAATACCCACTCTTCATGAAATAGCACATATACTTACACCACAAAAGACTTGGTAGCCATCATTTACATGTGACAGCACCAAGGTTTCACTGAGCTGAAGAATTATGTAGTAGTTAGCAGTTGGTTCATGATATATGACTGATTTTACAGTGGTTGACGGGTAGGAGGTAGGCAGTTGGCACACAACATACATGACCATAGTACCATACAAAAGAATGGAAAATAACAGGCAACTCCTCAAACAGGTGTATTCCATATAGCAAACTATAAACTTCTTCAAATGGATAATAGGCCCAACGATACCAAGTAGCAACTTCAAATCAAAGTGTTAATCGTTATTAAGGGTATTAAATGCAAACATGCAGTATTTATTATCTACCAAAAAATTATGGCAATAGGGCAATGTGAGTTAGTAATATGAAATACCCAGTCTTCATTAAGTAGCACATACATTCACACAACATAAGGCATGGTAGAAATCATTTACATGTTAGCACCAAGGTTTTTCTGTCAACTAATTTTATGGTGGTTAACTGGTTGGAGTAGGCAGTTGGCACAGCATGACCGTACAAAATAATTAACTGTAAAATTGTGATGCCTTGAAACAAAGGTATTGGTCAGTAGTAGGCAATATATAATGTTTTTGCAAGAAAGCAAAGTAAATATTACCAAGTTTGTTGACAAGTACCAATAAACCATATGTACCCCAGATATACCGTATATTCTCAATAAGAACAGACGAGCAACAAGATCCGTTTATTCGATATTCTCAAGTCTATCTAGTCTATAACCTTCCGCGTCCTTACTTACATAACAAAAAACAAGACCTTATTGCTCAAGCAAGAGAAATGGTGCCAGTACACACATAATACACACATCTTTCTACTTGGCGCAAAATTAGCACTCAGAAAGGAAATCCAAATATTCTGAGAGACAGATATCAGGGTTTTAAGTAAAATTAGAAGTTTGCTGTAACACCAAGTTTATTAGAACTAACAACACTAACACTCTCGCACTCCTCGGACTTTATGTCTACTCAAACTCGAACAGAACTTTAGTAGGAAAGTGCTAAATGTGGCAGCAAAAGGAAACTCCATACTAGCTTAATGCTAGGTAATTAGGAATCTGACCCAACAAAGGCAGCAATTagcagtactccctccatcccgcaAAGGATGCctcagatttgtctaaatttggatgtatctagtcagaatttagtgtctagatacatccaaaatttagacaaagttgagacatcttttgTGAGACGGAAGGAGTACAATCGTGTACCATGACAGTCAGGAACAGGAACATGATTAACCGAATGCAAAAGTTGCTATGAGGGGTAATTAACTGTAGATTCCCTGACAAATCACTTGTACGGTACAAGCAGGTTACTATGATAAAACAAGCAAGTAAATCGGTTCCTCAACTGCACTACCACCATTCAAGGAGTTGGCCGCTATGATAAAACAAGTAAATCAGTTTCGAAGCTGCAATGTAAGAAGaatccctccgttccataattatTGTCGCAGATTCGGCCGTATGTATGTAGTACAAAATGTGTCTACTAAATACATATAAATCAGAAGAAGCATAATTATGGAATGTAGGTAGTAGTAACTCACTCTGGGCTTGGCTAGCCTAGGGCGGGAGCGGCGCAGCGCCTGCAGCTTGCTGGCGCTGGCGAAGCCGAGGACGGCGGACTCGAAGGTGGCGAAGTTCCCGACGATCTTCTTGTCGGACTCGAGGCTGAGGTGCGCGACGATGCTGACGGGCGCGGAGGGCGGATCCCACTGCCTGGAGTTGAAGAAGAAGCCGAGCTCGGCGGGGATGGAGTCGAACCCGCAGGCGGAGACGATGAGCGACCCGTTCCTGGCGGCGACCTCGTGGAGATCCGCCTCGACGCGCTCCATGAACTCGGGCTCGCCGGAGATGTCGAGGCAGTCGGCCCCGGCCTCCGCGCAGGCCGCGGCCACCTGGTGGCCGTAGAGGCGGAAGGGCCCCGCGCAGGAGAGGAGGACGCGGGCCCGGGAGGCGAGCGCGGCGAGGGAGGCCGGGTCGGAGGCGTCGGCGACGAGGATGGGGACGTCCGGGGCGGGCCCgggcgccgcggcccagcggagcgcggcggcgacgcggTCCCGGCTGCGGCCGGCGAGCGCGAGGGTGCGGAGCGGGGAGGCGTTGGGGGGCAGGAACTTGAGCGCCTCGCGGATGACGTACTTGCCGGTGAAGCCCGAGGCCCCGAAGATGACGACGTCGAACACCTCCGGCTCCGTCGCCGGCGTCGCCATAGTCCGGTGCGGGAAGGGTTTGGGTCGCGGTGCGGcggaacttttttttttctttgaactgCGGTGCGGTGGAGTGGTGCGTAGTGTCTGTTTGCGACCGCTTTTCACTTGGTTTGTGGTCGCGCtcacattttcatttttttttcacgTATGAATGTATGATCGCATAATTTTTGATGTGCTTAGTAGCTATCAGGTAGGAGTCTGTTGGCAGCTGGCGTGCATTGCTAGCATGTTTAAGTTGCATCAGAGGTCTGCTTCAGATATGACTGATCAGTTAGTTAGCTAGCAGGTGCGTTGTTGTTGGAGCAGAACAGGATCGTGCGTTCGATCTGCGACGCCAAAAACCAAGAGTCttctgatttttaatttgactacaTTTTAAACTAGAGATCACAAAAATGGTTTGTAGTTGGAATTCTGGCGGGATCCTACTTGCATCTTTACTTGTACACTTTGAAACGCTGGAATTTAACATGAAACAAAAGAGGAATTCCTTTACGTTCGGACCGGATGCATGTTTCGGCAAACAACTTCAAATTAATAGTTGTTCTTTAAGAAAACACTGCTTTTTTATCATGTGTGGTATGGATACATTGTTCGATATTGGATCAAAAAAAAGGAGTACCCTTTGCAGGTGTcaaaactaaaaataaacatTGAGTGACATGTTAATTGTGGAAATTGGTGTGGACCACAAGCTATGATAATTATTGTGAAATTGATGTATCCA includes these proteins:
- the LOC124678593 gene encoding probable mitochondrial saccharopine dehydrogenase-like oxidoreductase At5g39410 encodes the protein MATPATEPEVFDVVIFGASGFTGKYVIREALKFLPPNASPLRTLALAGRSRDRVAAALRWAAAPGPAPDVPILVADASDPASLAALASRARVLLSCAGPFRLYGHQVAAACAEAGADCLDISGEPEFMERVEADLHEVAARNGSLIVSACGFDSIPAELGFFFNSRQWDPPSAPVSIVAHLSLESDKKIVGNFATFESAVLGFASASKLQALRRSRPRLAKPRIPGPPPPTGPLIKHDKALGLWVMKLPSADTVVVKRTLSKVTQHPEGLPGVEETPDFAERRQEFWSSVKPAHFGVKIGTRSILGVIPMICTGLFIGILGGFSFGRSLLLKFPALFSMGWFRKSGPTEAEVSSASFKMWFVGHGYGDWTRAAGRGGKPDKEIVTRVSGPEIGYITTPIVLIQSALVLLSQRGNLPKGGVYTPGAVFGPTDLQKRLEENGLSFDVISRRTLP